One Synechocystis sp. LKSZ1 genomic window, GCCCCAAAGCCCAGGCTATGCACAGTGATGTTATACTCCGAGGCTACTTGGGCCAATTTGAGGCACCGTTCGTTATCCCCATGTTCATTTTCGCCGTCGGTGAGCAAAAACAGTTGGGAAACTCGGTCTTGTTTGCCCACCGCTGTTTCCTTGATGCCCAGTTTTAAGCCTTCATCGATGGCAGTTCCCCCAGCGGCCTGGAGGGTCTGAATAGCCTGGGCAATGCGGCGGCCATCCCGGACAGATTGGTTGGGGACTAACACCTTGGCTTCGTGGTCAAAGGCAATAATACTGAGGCAGTCCTGGCCCTGGAGCAGATCGAGCAAGCCCAGGGCCGCATCCTTAACGGTCGCTAGAGGCGTGCCTCCCATGGAACCACTGTGGTCGAGGACTAGACACAAATTGACGGGCAGATGGGAATCGCGGGCCTCGGGGATAGCGCTGACAGCCAAGTAAAGTTGGCGCTGATTGGCGTCCTGCTGGGCGGGCAGATGGACATCACTAAATTGGGGCGTGAGTTGGATTTTCATAGGGATAGATTAACGACTAGGGCAAAGATAAACGTTAACTGCATCACCAGGAGGCCGAGGTAGAGGAGGGGACGCCAATGGAAGGCAATCAGGCCTAGGCCAAGGGTTTGTAAATTTAGGATAGATCCTAGGATCAGAAAAGCGAGCAGGGCCCCGCTCCAAAACTGCTCAAGCAAGGGCCCCACAAAGGCAGCATTAAAGATTGACCCGAAGGGAAAGCAAACGGCCCAGACCATCATCACCAGGATCTGACGCACGGGGGTGGCGGCCCACTCGATCCACTCAGCCTGGGGCAGAATACTTTGAATGACGGCGGCAAGGGCCGTCATTACGACCAAAACCCCGCCCCATTCCCGAAGTTCTTGGCTGGTGTTATCCAGAAACAAGCGCCATTTTAGTGACCAATCCCAGCGGTGGACAGGGTCAAAGCTGGATTCATAGACCAAATTACCGCTCCGTTGCAGGGGATCGGTCACACTATCTTGGGCCACCAAAGAACCCGCGTATAACAAGGGCACTTTTCCCAAGGGAGTTGCCTCCGCTGTTGCGGGCGTTGGCTCTCGATAGCTACTAAAAACCAGCGCGATCACCAGGGCCAGGAACCAGGTCAGGATTAATCGGAGAAAAATTAGACGGGGTTGACTGGCCAAGGGGCCAAACATTAGATAGATCGTCACCAGATTAATGGTGGGGGCCGCCAGACCAAAGCTAATCACCAAGGGCAGAGGGGCTCCCTGAATGAGGAAACGACGCACGATCGGTAAACAGCCCAATTGGCCCACGGGCAACAGCAGGCCCAGACCACTCCCCACTAGGCTCCCCAGTAAACGATTGCGGGGGAAACGAGCCACCCAGCGATGCTCGTCGGTAAAGGCCATCAGGGCACTGGAAATGAGAACCCCCAACAGGAGGAAGGGCCAGGCCAAACTTAAATAACTTAAAAAGAGTGTTATCGGGGTGGGAAGTGCGGAAATCATAGGATTGCTATTAGGGAAACTGGCCCCCCGCAGGATTGTGGCTGTTTCTAACGTCGGGAGGGAGGGAGTGTTTTCCTGACCACACTACACCGAATTGACCCACAAACAGAAAGAGAACCAACGACTTGCCGTGTTTCGTCTTGGTTCTCCGACTGGTTCGCTCCTCACACTTGCGTCCAGTATAAAGGAAGTTTGCCGATTTGTCAGAGTAGTCGCATCATTACTTAAAATTTGCCGCCAGTTATAGCCCCTAGAATAGGAGGCAGAGAACTGCGAATCCCCTGTCATGACGACTTTTTCCGACCTTTATCTCTACGACACGACCCTCCGGGATGGGGCCCAGCGCGAAGGAATCGCCCTTTCCCTCTCCGATAAGCTCAAAATCGCCCACCAACTAGATCAACTGGGTATTCCTTTCATTGAAGGAGGATGGCCCGGCGCTAACCCCAAGGATGCTCAATTTTTTCTCCATCTCCAAGAACATCCCCTCCAGCAGGCCCAAGTTGTAGCCTTTTGTTCTACCCGTCGGCCCCATCGCCTGGCGGCCGAAGACCCCCTGCTCCAGGCCCTGCTCTCCGCCGGAACTCGCTGGGTGGCAATTTTTGGTAAGTCCTGGGATCTCCACGTCACCACGGGCCTGCAAACCAGCTTGGCGGAAAATCTGGCCATGATTGACGACACCCTCACCTATCTGCGGAGCCAGGGCCGCCAGGTGATTTACGATGCAGAACATTGGTTTGATGGTTTTAAGGCTAATCCCGACTATGCTCTGGAAACGCTGCGCACGGCCCAGGCCGCCGGGGCCGAATGGTTAGTTCTCTGCGATACTAACGGCGGTACCCTGCCCCACGAAATCCAGGCGATTACCCAAACCGTTGTCCAGGCCCTCGGTCTTCAAGCCGAGAATAGTCCCCAACTGGGTATCCATGCCCACAATGACAGCGGAACGGCCGTGGCCAACTCCCTGGCCGCCGTGATGGCCGGAGCGAGGATGATCCAGGGAACCATCAATGGCTACGGGGAACGCTGTGGTAATGCCAATCTCTGTACCCTGATTCCCAACCTCCAGTTCAAACTCGGTTTTTCCTGTCTCGGCTCGGAACAACTCTCCCAACTGACTAATACCAGTCGCCTAGTCAGCGAAATTGTCAATTTGGCCCCCGATGACCATGCTCCCTTCGTTGGCCGCTCAGCCTTTGCCCATAAGGGCGGTATCCATGTTTCTGCCGTACAACGCAATCCCCTCACCTACGAACATATTTCCCCAGCGGCCATTGGCAATGAACGACGGATTGTGGTTTCAGAACAAGCGGGCCTGAGCAATGTCCTTTCCAAGGCCCATCTCTACGGCATCGACCTGGCCAAGGAAGACCCGGCCTGTCGGCAAATTCTGAGTCAACTCAAGGCCCTGGAACAAGAAGGCTACCAGTTTGAAGCGGCGGAGGCCAGTTTTGAATTGCTATTGCGGGAGGCTCTGGGTGACCGGCCGCCCCTGTTTGATGTCCGAGGCTTTCAGGTCCACTGCGACCTGCTTCGACGTCAGGGGATTATTACCAGCCATGCCCTGGCCACGATCAAGATGACCGTGAATGGCCAGGATATTCTGGAGGTGGCGGAGGGGAATGGCCCGGTTTCGGCCCTGGATAACGCCCTCCGTAAAGCCCTGATTAATTTCTATCCCCAAATTGCCGATTTCCACCTCACTGACTACAAAGTCAGAATTCTAGACAGCACCGCCGGAACCTCTGCCAAAACGCGGGTTTTAGTAGAATCCAGTAACGGGGAACGACGATGGACAACGGTCGGAGTCTCAGGCAATATCCTCGAGGCCTCCTACCAGGCCGTGGTAGAAGGCATTGAGTATGGTCTGCGCCTTGTTACCTGCGGCATCCTCAGTCCTGTTAGCATTGCCTAGAAGCCCAGTTGTTGATAAGGTTGAGCAGTGCCACAGCCTCTGCTCGGCAGAGATAGCCAGCGTTAACAACATCCAGGTACCCTGACCACCCAGTAGTGGGTAATGGGTGACATTAGCTAAAGTAATCAAAAACAAGAGGTTTCCCATGGGAGCTTGGGCCGAAGATGCATTCGGTAATGATGCAGCATGTGATTGGGCTGGAGATTTTTCGGAGAACCCAAGCTTGGATGCTGTGAGGGAAGCAATAGACCGTGTATTGGAAGCCAACGATTACCTGGAATCTGATACAGCCAGCGAATGTTTAGTTGCTTGCGAAGTATTGGCTCGACTAAAGGGCCAATGGGGATTGAAAAATGCTTACTCAGAGGCAATCGATCAATGGGTTGAATCTGTCAATATTGTTCCACCACCAGACCTGATTACTTTAGCGACAAAGGCAATTGCCAGAATATTGGGTGACAATTCGGAACTGCAAGCGCTTTGGGATGAGGATGGAAAAAATGAAAAATGGCATCTGGAAATGGACAATTTACTACGGCGAGTCAGCCGTTAGTACGTCATTCAAACACAAGTTCTGACGTGGTGGCGTCAAAAGTTATTTTGACCCGTGGGCAAGAAGAAATTGAACAAGCCGAGGTCGATATCCTGAATCGCTTAGCGATTAGGTGGAGACGATATCAATCACGCCCAATATTGGTAGAAGCCTTGCTATAGAGATCCGGGGCCTGGGAGTCGATGTTCAATGCCGATAGACT contains:
- a CDS encoding permease; this translates as MISALPTPITLFLSYLSLAWPFLLLGVLISSALMAFTDEHRWVARFPRNRLLGSLVGSGLGLLLPVGQLGCLPIVRRFLIQGAPLPLVISFGLAAPTINLVTIYLMFGPLASQPRLIFLRLILTWFLALVIALVFSSYREPTPATAEATPLGKVPLLYAGSLVAQDSVTDPLQRSGNLVYESSFDPVHRWDWSLKWRLFLDNTSQELREWGGVLVVMTALAAVIQSILPQAEWIEWAATPVRQILVMMVWAVCFPFGSIFNAAFVGPLLEQFWSGALLAFLILGSILNLQTLGLGLIAFHWRPLLYLGLLVMQLTFIFALVVNLSL
- a CDS encoding DUF4259 domain-containing protein, with the translated sequence MGAWAEDAFGNDAACDWAGDFSENPSLDAVREAIDRVLEANDYLESDTASECLVACEVLARLKGQWGLKNAYSEAIDQWVESVNIVPPPDLITLATKAIARILGDNSELQALWDEDGKNEKWHLEMDNLLRRVSR
- the cimA gene encoding citramalate synthase, with product MTTFSDLYLYDTTLRDGAQREGIALSLSDKLKIAHQLDQLGIPFIEGGWPGANPKDAQFFLHLQEHPLQQAQVVAFCSTRRPHRLAAEDPLLQALLSAGTRWVAIFGKSWDLHVTTGLQTSLAENLAMIDDTLTYLRSQGRQVIYDAEHWFDGFKANPDYALETLRTAQAAGAEWLVLCDTNGGTLPHEIQAITQTVVQALGLQAENSPQLGIHAHNDSGTAVANSLAAVMAGARMIQGTINGYGERCGNANLCTLIPNLQFKLGFSCLGSEQLSQLTNTSRLVSEIVNLAPDDHAPFVGRSAFAHKGGIHVSAVQRNPLTYEHISPAAIGNERRIVVSEQAGLSNVLSKAHLYGIDLAKEDPACRQILSQLKALEQEGYQFEAAEASFELLLREALGDRPPLFDVRGFQVHCDLLRRQGIITSHALATIKMTVNGQDILEVAEGNGPVSALDNALRKALINFYPQIADFHLTDYKVRILDSTAGTSAKTRVLVESSNGERRWTTVGVSGNILEASYQAVVEGIEYGLRLVTCGILSPVSIA